In Nocardioides sp. WS12, the DNA window CGGCTTCTCACCGTCGGCCGGCTTCAGGTCCTCGCGGACCGCCTTGAGGGCGGCAGTGAGCTTGTCCTCGGTCACGCCGAGCGCCTTGGCCAGCGCGGCTGTGTCGACGTGCGCACCTCCGCGACCGTGGCCGCCGGGGCCTCCGGGGCCAGGTCGGGCGTCGGCGCTGGGCGACGAGTCGCTCGTGGTGCTGTCGTCCGCGGTGGCGGTCAGGCTGGCGGCGGTGACGCCGCCGGCAACCGCGCCCGCGGCAAGGAGGGCCGCGGCCCTCATCCGGTACGTGCTCATCAAGTGCTCCTCTCCATGGCCCACCTTGGTGGGGACCTGACATGACTGTCCGCCCCGGGGCTTGGCCTGCGCTGCGGTGGAACTGGCAGGAACCTGTGAATCCGGTCCGTGGGTTGATTAATGCGTTAGTGACGGCTAACGTATTGAACGTGACCGACCCGTTCAGTGCAGCCGCGGAGCCCAGCCGGCGCCGTCTCCTGCAGTTGCTCGCGGCCGGCCCGATGAGCGTCACCGAGCTCGCCGACCAGTTCCCGGTGACCCGTTCGGCGATCAGCCAGCACCTGCTCGTGCTGGCCGACGCGGGACTGGTCGCGGCCGAGAAGTCCGGCCGGCAACGGATCTACCGCGTCGTCCCCGACGGACTGCGCCGGCTCCAGGCCGAGATCGATCGGTTCTGGACCTCCGAGCTCGACCAGTTGGTCGCCGACGCCCACGAACTCAACAACAACCGCACCCAGGAGTAGAGCCATGACCTTCTCGAAGACCGTCTCCCTGCCCGTCTCGCCCGATGAGGCGTTCGCGCTCGTCACCCAGCCCGAGCGGTTGCGCCGCTGGACCGCCGTCACGGCCCGCGTCGACCTGCGCGCCGGTGGTGACTACCGCTGGACGGTGACCCCGGGCAATGTCGTCGCTGGCACTGTTCGGGAGATCGAGCCCGGGCGCCGGATCGTCCTCGAATGGGCCTGGGACGACATGCCCGGCGCCGAGGACGTCGACAGTGCCGTGATCATCACCGTCGAGCCCACCGACGGCGGCTCGCTCGTCACGCTCGTGCACGAAGGCCTGACCCCCGAGCAGGAGATCGGCCACGCGGAGGGCTGGAACCACTTCCTCGGCCGCCTCGAGATGGCCGCCGCCAAGGGCGACGCCGGTCCCGACGAGTGGGCCTTCGCGCCCGAGAGGATGAACGAGATCGTCGCGGCCGAAGCGAGCCTCGCCGTCCTGCAGGGCGTGCTGCGCCAAGTCGTCTCGACCGACCGCGAGAAGCCCACCCCGTGCTCCGACTTCACCGTCCACCAGCTCGTCGAGCACCTGCTCGACACGCTCCTGTCCCTCGGCACCATGGCCGGCGCCGAGCTCACCCGTCCCCAGGGCACGACCCTCGAGGACACCGTCTCGACCCTCGCGTCCGATGTCATCGAGGCCTGGCGTCGTCGCGGGCTCGACGGGATGGCGATGAGCCCGTTCGGCGAAGCACCGGCCCCCGTCCTCGCCGGCATCGTCTCGATCGAGTTGCTCCTGCACGCCTGGGACTTCGCCCAGGCGACCGGCGCGACCCTCACCGTCAGCGACGCCGTCGTCGAGTACGTCGCCGGATCGGCCGCCCAGGTCATCCCCGGTGCGCGCGGCCGGGCCTTCGCCGATGAGGTCGTTGCGGACGCGGGATCCGACGCGTTGACCCGCCTGGCGGCGTACAGCGGACGGACGCCCCTCGCGGCCTGAAGGGAGTGCGCTAATCTGGTGCCACCACCGAGCGTCGTCGCAACTGATGCGCCACCGGTGATGAGCACCCGATCGGCGCACTCCCGCAGCAGCGCGAGCCCCGGTCACCGTCGAAGGAACCTCGCGGACCTGTCCGCATCGGAAGGAAACCTGTGGCTCGAGGAGGCCAGCGGGGCGCGACGCAGCAGCGTCGGAACCCCCAGGCGGCGCGTACGCGCCGCAACGAAGAGGGGATCATTCCCCAGCTCGCGCGCGCCGTGCGTGAGGTCGAGGCCGCGGTCGCGCGCCGCTCCGCGATGCCGGAGGTGCGCGCCAAGTTCCAGGTCGTCGCACTGCTGGCCCGCGAGGAGCGGGCCCGCGTCAAGGGCGACACCGAACTGTCCGACAGCCGCCGCGGCGAGGAGCTCAAGCGCCTGGACGGGATCGCCACGATCCTCGCCCAGACCGCCGCCCGCGACAGCACCCTGTTCACCCTTCTCGACGAGAACGCCGAGATGTCGGAGACGGCCAAGGCCGTCCGCCGCGAACTGCTCCGCAAGGCCGGCGCCGAGCCCGAGCCGGAGCCCGAGCCGGTCATCGAGATCGTCGACGGCGCCGCGGCCGAGCGGCGGGCGTACCCACTGTCCGTGCAGGCGCGCCAGCTCGCCAACCCGTTCCTCGCCCCTGACTTCGAGCACGCCCGGTCCCGCGTCCGGCCCCGCCGCCTGGCCGGTTGGGAACTGCTCGAGCCGCTGTTCCGCTCCTTCGAGCGCGCCGCACCCGACGCCCCGGCGTGCATGCCGCTGCCGGAAGCCGATCAACTGGTCTCGATGACCGGTCGGCACGCGCCGGCCGGCCGCGAACTGATGCCGCACCAGGCGCAGTTGATCGCGTCGGCCGCCGAGGGCCACCGCACCTACCTGCTCGCCGACGAGCCCGGCCTCGGCAAGACCGCGCAGGCACTGCTCGCCGCGGAAGCCGCGGGCGCGTTCCCGCTGCTGGCCGTCGTACCCAATGTCGTGAAGACGAACTGGGCGCGCGAGGTGGACCTGTGGGTCCCCAACCGCCGCGCGACCGTCCTGCACGGTGACGGCGACGACGCCGACGGCTTCGCCGACGTCTTCATCGTCAACTACGAGATCCTCGACCGGCACACCGGCTGGCTGGCCACGCACGGCTTCCGCGGGATGATCGTTGACGAGGCGCACTACATCAAGAACAAGGGCTCCCAGCGCTCGCAGAACGTGCTGGAGTTGTCCGCGAAGATCCGCGCGCGGATCGCCCGTCCGCTGCTGATGGCGCTGACCGGCACCCCGCTGATCAACGACATCGAGGACTTCCGCGCGATCTGGCAGTTCCTCGGCTGGATCGACGACGTCGTCCCGCAGGGCGAGCTGATGGAAGCCCTCGAGGAGACCGGCCTGTCGCCGGCCGACCTCGGCTTCTATCCCGCCGCCCGCCGCGCCGTCATCGACGAGGGCATCGTGCGCCGCCGCAAGATCGACGTCGCCGCCGACATCCCCGCCCGCCGTATCGCGGACATGCCGGTCGAGCTCGAAGGCGAAGCCGGCCGCTCGATCCGCAAGGCCGAGCAGGAGCTCGCCCGCCGCATGACGGAGCGGTACGACGCCGCGCTGTCCACGCGTCGTGCCGGGACCGTGGTCGACGGGATCGACCACGACCTCGTGCGTCGGGTGGCGACCTGGGAGCGCGAGGACAACTCGACCAAGACCGGCGAGAACGTGTTCGGCATGCTGCGTCGGATCGGCCAGGCCAAGGCCGGCCTCGCGGCGGACTACACCGCCCAGTTGGCGCGCAACGTCGGCAAGGTCGTCTTCTTTGCCAAGCACATCGACGTGATGGACCAGGCCGAGAAGACCTTCGCCGAGCGTGGCATCAAGTACAGCTCGATCCGTGGCGACCAAACGAGCACCGCTCGCCAGAAGGCGATCGACGCGTTCGTGAACGACCCCGAGGTGCAGGTCGCGGTCTGCTCGCTCACCGCGGCCGGCGTCGGCCTCAACCTGCAGGTCGCGTCCAACCTGGTGCTCGCCGAGCTCTCGTGGACCGACGCCGAGCAGACGCAGGCCATCGACCGGGTGCACCGGATCGGCCAGGACGAGCCGGTCACCGCCTGGCGGATCATCGCCACGCAGACGCTCGACACCCGGATCGCCGAACTCATCGACAAGAAGGCCGGCCTCGCGGCGCGGGCCCTCGACGGTGCGGGCGAGGACGTCGAGGGCGGTTCGATCGACCTGCAGACCGAGGCGCTGGTCGCCCTGCTGACCTCGGCGCTGGAGGAACGCGGCGACTGACGCCGGTGGCTCCGAATGCCTTTGACCTGCGCTGAGCACTCACCACGTGAGTGCCCAGCGCAGGTCAAGCGATGTAGGTGGCATCCCGCTGAGGCCTACGGGCGCGCGGACAGCTTCTGGTCGGCGTACCCGTAGAGCGCGATCACGGCACCGAACAGGGCCGTGATCCCGATGCACACGGCGATCACATGGCCCCAGCCCTTCTCGTCGTAGTCGAGGAACGGGTACGGGAACCAGTCGGTGGCCGCACCGGCGATCAGGATGACCATGAGCCAGGCGATCGGCCAGGCCAGGGAGACCTCGATCCCGCGTCGTTCGACGCGCGGGCGGGGGCCGAAGGCGATCCAGCCGATGACGGCGAGGGCCGGGACGACCATGTGCAGCAACTTGTCAGCGACGTAGCTTCCGCCCTCGAGGTCGAGCAGTGGGCGCAGCAGGAAGAAGTGCACCAGGCCGGTGACGGTGATGCCGACGATCCCGGCCAGCCGCAGCGACCGGAACCCGGTGCCGTCGCGGTCGGGATTGCGGGCGAGCATCGCCGTGGCGATCGCGATCAACACGTTGCTCTGGATCGTGAAGTACGCGACCAGGCGGATCAGGCGGGTCGCCAGTGTCGGGGGGTTCTCCTCCACCAGCACCGACGAGCCCTGGAACACGAGGACGGTCTGGAGCACGAGCGCGCCGATCGCCACCGCCGCGGTCAGGGCGTGCCACCCACGGGCCCGGGTCATGGCGTCACCAACTGCTGGATCGCGTCGCCGTACAGCCGGACGAGGGTGTCCGGGGGAGCAGCACTGAGCACGGGGTCCTCCTGGAGGAACAGCAGGTTGAGCAGACCGGCAATCTGGGCGACGACGAGGGCGACGCGGATCTCGCGATCCTCGCCCTCGAGGCGGGGAGCCAGGGGAGCGATGTAGGCCTCGGCAGTGTGACGAACCATCTCATCGCGGACCTGCTGGAGGTGGGAGGCCTGCGCGATGGCGACGAAGCGGCGCCGCATGGCGGTGTTCCCGCCCTCGAGGAAGTAGGTGACCAGGCGTCGGCCGAGGTCCTCGACGGGGCCCTCGATGACCGGGCCGATGCCCAGCGAGGTGTCCATGGTGCGCAGGAAGAGCGCTTCTTTCGAACCGAAGTGCCGGATCACCAGGGCGGGATCGACGCCGGCCTCGGCGGCGATGCCGCGGACCGAGGCGCCTTCGAACCCGCGCTCGGCGAAGAGCTTCTTCCCGGCCGCCTCGATCGCGGCCCGGGTCGCGCGCCCGGCCGGCCGGAGCCGGCTGTCGTCGGTCGGCTCGGCCGAGGTCTTCGTCACACCGCAACCGTAGGCCATCGACAACCAAGGTCAACGGCGTTGACACCCAAGGGTCAACGCCGTTGACTCTGCTGGTGACCACCACTTCTCCCGGCCCGGCC includes these proteins:
- a CDS encoding metalloregulator ArsR/SmtB family transcription factor; translation: MTDPFSAAAEPSRRRLLQLLAAGPMSVTELADQFPVTRSAISQHLLVLADAGLVAAEKSGRQRIYRVVPDGLRRLQAEIDRFWTSELDQLVADAHELNNNRTQE
- a CDS encoding DEAD/DEAH box helicase, which translates into the protein MARGGQRGATQQRRNPQAARTRRNEEGIIPQLARAVREVEAAVARRSAMPEVRAKFQVVALLAREERARVKGDTELSDSRRGEELKRLDGIATILAQTAARDSTLFTLLDENAEMSETAKAVRRELLRKAGAEPEPEPEPVIEIVDGAAAERRAYPLSVQARQLANPFLAPDFEHARSRVRPRRLAGWELLEPLFRSFERAAPDAPACMPLPEADQLVSMTGRHAPAGRELMPHQAQLIASAAEGHRTYLLADEPGLGKTAQALLAAEAAGAFPLLAVVPNVVKTNWAREVDLWVPNRRATVLHGDGDDADGFADVFIVNYEILDRHTGWLATHGFRGMIVDEAHYIKNKGSQRSQNVLELSAKIRARIARPLLMALTGTPLINDIEDFRAIWQFLGWIDDVVPQGELMEALEETGLSPADLGFYPAARRAVIDEGIVRRRKIDVAADIPARRIADMPVELEGEAGRSIRKAEQELARRMTERYDAALSTRRAGTVVDGIDHDLVRRVATWEREDNSTKTGENVFGMLRRIGQAKAGLAADYTAQLARNVGKVVFFAKHIDVMDQAEKTFAERGIKYSSIRGDQTSTARQKAIDAFVNDPEVQVAVCSLTAAGVGLNLQVASNLVLAELSWTDAEQTQAIDRVHRIGQDEPVTAWRIIATQTLDTRIAELIDKKAGLAARALDGAGEDVEGGSIDLQTEALVALLTSALEERGD
- a CDS encoding Pr6Pr family membrane protein; translated protein: MTRARGWHALTAAVAIGALVLQTVLVFQGSSVLVEENPPTLATRLIRLVAYFTIQSNVLIAIATAMLARNPDRDGTGFRSLRLAGIVGITVTGLVHFFLLRPLLDLEGGSYVADKLLHMVVPALAVIGWIAFGPRPRVERRGIEVSLAWPIAWLMVILIAGAATDWFPYPFLDYDEKGWGHVIAVCIGITALFGAVIALYGYADQKLSARP
- a CDS encoding TetR family transcriptional regulator — its product is MTKTSAEPTDDSRLRPAGRATRAAIEAAGKKLFAERGFEGASVRGIAAEAGVDPALVIRHFGSKEALFLRTMDTSLGIGPVIEGPVEDLGRRLVTYFLEGGNTAMRRRFVAIAQASHLQQVRDEMVRHTAEAYIAPLAPRLEGEDREIRVALVVAQIAGLLNLLFLQEDPVLSAAPPDTLVRLYGDAIQQLVTP
- a CDS encoding TIGR03086 family metal-binding protein, with product MTFSKTVSLPVSPDEAFALVTQPERLRRWTAVTARVDLRAGGDYRWTVTPGNVVAGTVREIEPGRRIVLEWAWDDMPGAEDVDSAVIITVEPTDGGSLVTLVHEGLTPEQEIGHAEGWNHFLGRLEMAAAKGDAGPDEWAFAPERMNEIVAAEASLAVLQGVLRQVVSTDREKPTPCSDFTVHQLVEHLLDTLLSLGTMAGAELTRPQGTTLEDTVSTLASDVIEAWRRRGLDGMAMSPFGEAPAPVLAGIVSIELLLHAWDFAQATGATLTVSDAVVEYVAGSAAQVIPGARGRAFADEVVADAGSDALTRLAAYSGRTPLAA